From Anas platyrhynchos isolate ZD024472 breed Pekin duck chromosome 16, IASCAAS_PekinDuck_T2T, whole genome shotgun sequence, a single genomic window includes:
- the OSBP2 gene encoding oxysterol-binding protein 2 isoform X5 yields the protein MKGRGCWESGSVRSFCNSACLNKFPKDDSGDEEPASQSDKSELHGTLKTLSSKLEDLSTCNDLIAKHGAALQRSLSELENLKLPAESGEKIKAVNERATLFRITSNAMINACRDFLDLAETHSRKWQRALQYEREQRIRLEETIEQLAKQHNSLERACRGAPGSAGSTGTAKGSVQSSKGEASDEDEETEYFDAMEDAPAFITVTADPKHHRRSGSNLSGASEGHPEDWNLEDSVFESSNQSSYNESCKDLLPKKRRRTRIPDKPNYSLNLWSIMKNCIGKELSKIPMPVNFNEPLSMLQRLTEDLEYHELLDKAVKCESSTEQMCFVAAFSVSSYSTTVHRTAKPFNPLLGETYELDRLEEFGFRSLCEQVSHHPPAAAHHVFSKRGWTLWQEITIASKFRGKYLSIMPLGAIHLEFHSSGNHYVWRKVTSTVHNIIVGKLWIDQSGEIEIVNHKSKDKCQLKFTPYSYFSRDVPRKVTGVVSDADGKAHYVMSGTWDEKMECSKIVHSSHGSTSSEGKQKTVYQTLSPKVLWKKYPLPENAENMYFFSDLALTLNEPEERVAPTDSRLRPDQRLMESGRWDEANVEKQRLEEKQRAVRRRREAEAVEALEEGGMGWDGCRMGRRGCHGENAAGFGEEGPTPHHLCPHAGKDYEGYIPLWFERKVDPMTGELICAYKGGYWEAKDKQDWSVCPDIF from the exons ATGAAGGGCCGGGGCTGCTGGGAGTCAGGATCCGTCCGTTCCTTCTGCAACTCCGCCTGCCTCAACAAGTTCCCCAAGG ATGACTCGGGCGATGAGGAGCCCGCCTCGCAGTCAGACAAGAGCGAGCTGCACGGCACGCTGAAAACCCTCTCGAGCAAGCTGGAGGACCTGAGCACATGCAATGACCTGATTGCCAAGCACGGGGCCGCCCTGCAGCGCTCGCTCAGCGAGCTGGAGAACCTGAAGCTGCCGGCCGAGAGCGGCGAGAAGATCAAGGCGGTGAACGAGCGAGCCACGCTCTTCCGCATCACCTCCAATGCTATGATCAAC gCTTGCCGCGATTTCCTGGACTTAGCGGAGACTCACAGCCGAAAATGGCAGCGGGCGCTGCAGTATGAGCGGGAGCAGAGGATCCGGCTGGAGGAGACCATCGAGCAGCTAGCCAAGCAGCACAACAGCTTGGAGAGAGCCTGCCGCGGGGCCCCGGGCAGCGCGGGCAGCACCGGCACCGCCAAGG GGAGTGTGCAGTCCTCAAAAGGAGAGGCCAGTGACGAAGATGAAGAGACGGAGTATTTTGATGCCATGGAGGATGCACCAGCTTTTATCACTGTAACCGCAGACCCCAAGCACCACAG GCGTTCGGGCAGTAACCTGAGCGGGGCCAGCGAGGGGCACCCCGAGGACTGGAACCTGGAGGACAGC GTCTTTGAAAGCTCAAATCAAAGCAGCTACAATGAGTCTTGCAAAGATCTCCTGCCGAAGAAAAGGAGGCGGACCCGCATCCCCGACAAACCCAACTACAGCCTTAACCTCTGGAGCATCATGAAGAACTGCATCGGCAAGGAGCTGTCCAAGATCCCCATGCCC GTAAACTTCAACGAGCCGCTCTCCATGCTGCAGCGGCTGACAGAGGACCTGGAGTACCACGAGCTGCTGGACAAAGCCGTCAAGTGCGAGAGCTCCACGGAGCAGATGTGTTTCGTGGCTGCGTTTTCCGTGTCTTCCTACTCGACGACGGTTCACCGCACGGCGAAGCCGTTCAACCCGCTGCTGGGGGAAACCTACGAGCTCGACCGGCTGGAGGAGTTTGGCTTCCGTTCCCTGTGCGAGCAGGTGAG CCACCACCCGCCGGCGGCTGCCCACCACGTCTTCTCCAAGCGAGGGTGGACGTTATGGCAGGAAATCACGATCGCCAGCAAGTTCAGGGGCAAATACCTCTCCATCATGCCTCTGG GCGCCATCCACCTCGAGTTCCACTCCAGCGGGAACCACTACGTCTGGAGGAAGGTCACCTCCACCGTTCACAACATCATCGTGGGCAAGCTCTGGATCGACCAG TCTGGTGAAATAGAGATTGTTAACCATAAGTCAAAAGATAAATGCCAGCTGAAATTTACCCCCTACAGCTACTTCTCCAGAGACGTCCCCCGAAAG GTGACGGGGGTGGTGAGCGACGCGGATGGTAAAGCTCACTACGTCATGTCTGGCACGTGGGACGAGAAGATGGAGTGCTCCAAGATAGTCCACAGCAGCCACGGCAGCACCAGCTCGGAGGGCAAACAGAAAACCGTCTACCAAACGCTGTCTCCAAAGGTCCTGTGGAAGAAATACCCCCTCCC GGAGAACGCCGAGAACATGTACTTCTTCTCCGACCTGGCCCTCACCCTGAACGAGCCTGAGGAGCGGGTGGCCCCCACGGACAGCCGGCTGCGCCCTGACCAGCGGCTGATGGAGAGCGGCCGCTGGGACGAGGCCAACGTGGAGAAGCAGCggctggaggagaagcagcGAGCCGTGCGCCGCAGGAGGGAGGCCGAGGCTGTGGAAGCCCTGGAGGaaggtgggatgggatgggatggatgcaggatggggaggagggggtgcCACGGGGAAAACGCTGCTGGGTTTGGGGAGGAAGGACCGACCCCTCATCATCTCTGTCCCCATGCAGGGAAGGACTATGAAGGCTACATCCCGCTGTGGTTCGAGAGGAAGGTGGATCCCATGACGGGGGAGCTGATCTGCGCGTACAAAGGCGGCTACTGGGAGGCCAAGGACAAGCAGGACTGGAGCGTGTGCCCCGATATCTTCTGA